A DNA window from Selenomonas sp. oral taxon 126 contains the following coding sequences:
- a CDS encoding MlaE family ABC transporter permease: protein MQRIFEAVGRFVLTHLANIGRITLLYGETVRQVTQRLRVRSIVYQMAHLGADSLLIVGLTLLFTGIVLTLQIAHEFIRYGAQSTIGAVIAIGIGRELGPVLVGVVCAGRVGAAITAEVSTMKVTEQIDALRVMAVSPVNYLIVPRMLACMIVVPILTVFGDVIGVLGGYMTAVHYSGISPYTFTHSITQFAEIYDMAGGLIKAIFFGNVIAVLGCHYGLNAPNGAEGVGKATMQTVVTSIIVIFILNAVLTFFLF from the coding sequence ATGCAGCGCATCTTTGAGGCAGTGGGACGCTTTGTCCTCACACACCTCGCGAACATCGGCCGCATCACCCTCCTCTATGGCGAGACCGTGCGGCAGGTCACACAGCGTCTGCGCGTGCGAAGCATCGTCTACCAGATGGCGCACCTCGGCGCGGATTCCCTCCTCATCGTCGGACTCACCCTTCTCTTTACGGGTATTGTCCTCACCCTCCAAATTGCGCACGAATTCATCCGCTACGGAGCGCAGAGCACCATTGGCGCGGTCATCGCTATCGGCATTGGGCGCGAGCTCGGCCCCGTCCTTGTCGGTGTCGTCTGCGCGGGACGCGTGGGCGCAGCAATCACGGCGGAGGTTTCCACTATGAAGGTCACGGAGCAGATCGACGCCCTGCGCGTCATGGCGGTCAGTCCCGTGAACTATCTCATTGTGCCGCGCATGCTCGCGTGCATGATCGTCGTGCCCATTCTCACCGTATTTGGCGACGTGATTGGTGTCCTTGGCGGATATATGACAGCTGTGCATTACTCGGGGATTTCACCCTATACGTTCACGCACTCCATCACACAGTTCGCTGAGATCTACGACATGGCGGGCGGACTCATCAAGGCGATTTTCTTCGGCAACGTCATTGCCGTCCTCGGCTGTCACTACGGGCTGAACGCGCCAAACGGTGCGGAGGGTGTCGGCAAGGCAACCATGCAGACCGTCGTCACCTCCATCATTGTCATCTTCATCCTGAACGCCG
- the rnhA gene encoding ribonuclease HI encodes MAKNFYAVKRGRKTGIFTVWAECSAQVQGFQGAVYKGFMTEAEARDWLEGAADLSAPRAAKSGTAAKKSSAPPVEEPVDADYIIHTDGSCLRNPGGAGGWAAVIETVATGEVRECSGGDPETTNNRMELTAALEAMNAVPEGARVALYTDSQYLKNAFTKFWLPAWKKRGWKKADGEPVLNQDLWMQLDAAFAARCVQFHWVKGHAGNARNERCDELARSEAEKFTR; translated from the coding sequence GTGGCAAAGAATTTTTATGCCGTGAAGCGCGGGCGCAAAACGGGCATCTTTACCGTATGGGCGGAGTGTTCCGCGCAGGTGCAGGGCTTTCAGGGCGCAGTGTATAAGGGCTTTATGACCGAAGCAGAAGCTCGTGACTGGTTGGAGGGGGCGGCGGATTTATCTGCGCCGCGTGCTGCAAAGAGCGGTACAGCGGCGAAAAAATCATCCGCGCCGCCCGTCGAAGAACCCGTTGACGCAGACTATATCATCCACACGGACGGCTCGTGTCTCCGTAATCCCGGCGGCGCGGGCGGCTGGGCTGCCGTCATTGAGACGGTCGCAACGGGCGAGGTCAGAGAGTGCAGCGGTGGTGACCCTGAGACGACGAACAACCGCATGGAGCTGACAGCGGCACTGGAGGCAATGAACGCCGTGCCGGAGGGCGCACGCGTTGCACTCTATACGGACAGTCAGTATCTCAAGAATGCATTCACGAAGTTCTGGCTGCCCGCGTGGAAAAAACGCGGGTGGAAGAAGGCGGACGGAGAGCCCGTGCTCAATCAGGATCTCTGGATGCAGCTTGACGCGGCGTTTGCCGCACGGTGCGTGCAGTTTCACTGGGTCAAGGGGCACGCGGGCAACGCGCGCAACGAGCGCTGTGACGAACTCGCGCGGAGCGAGGCGGAGAAGTTCACGCGGTGA
- a CDS encoding acyloxyacyl hydrolase: MTFFKTKMTALAAVLALGAAGTAAAAPAEADGHTMQMHMGDSAVQDKKAEIQMDYLEHRGERRYIDLYNLHVFRQYKEMHGMSLHWGLTVSRAIGSWAEKDTPDVRLDSSAVGAGPAYMVRWTKPLGSKWEASFDATGGVLVYNDVHPAHTRNYGFMWRIGPRVTYKFNEKSALSVAYLGHHVSNGQRTKNPGYNGIGLSIGYRYSY, translated from the coding sequence ATGACTTTTTTCAAAACGAAAATGACAGCACTTGCGGCTGTACTCGCGCTAGGTGCGGCGGGGACAGCAGCGGCTGCGCCCGCAGAGGCGGACGGGCATACGATGCAGATGCACATGGGAGATTCCGCGGTGCAGGACAAAAAGGCGGAGATCCAGATGGACTATCTGGAACATCGCGGCGAGCGGCGCTACATCGACCTCTATAATCTGCACGTCTTCCGTCAGTACAAGGAGATGCACGGTATGTCGCTCCACTGGGGGCTGACCGTCTCGCGTGCCATCGGCTCGTGGGCGGAGAAGGACACGCCCGACGTGCGCCTCGACTCGTCCGCCGTCGGTGCAGGCCCCGCGTACATGGTGCGCTGGACGAAGCCGCTCGGCTCGAAATGGGAGGCTTCGTTTGACGCGACGGGGGGCGTTCTCGTCTACAACGACGTGCATCCCGCGCACACGCGCAACTACGGCTTCATGTGGCGGATCGGGCCGCGTGTGACGTACAAGTTTAATGAGAAGAGCGCTCTGAGTGTTGCCTATCTGGGGCATCATGTGTCGAACGGACAGCGGACGAAGAATCCAGGCTACAACGGCATCGGGCTCTCGATTGGCTATCGGTACTCGTATTAA
- a CDS encoding UbiX family flavin prenyltransferase, translating into MKRLVVGITGASGSVYALRLIDVLREQGIEVHAVITDSGQRVLDYECGVTMEELSRRVLVLYPNEDVGAAIASGSFRMDAMVVLPCSMKTAGAIAHGVTDDLLTRAADVTLKEGRRLLLVPRETPMHEIHLENLLRLARAGAVIMPAAPGFYHRPETLDDLVNMMVGKILDRLGIEAELFTRWR; encoded by the coding sequence ATGAAGCGCCTTGTCGTTGGCATCACGGGCGCGAGCGGCAGCGTGTATGCGCTCCGCCTGATTGACGTACTGCGTGAGCAGGGGATCGAAGTCCACGCCGTTATCACGGACAGCGGACAGCGCGTGCTGGACTACGAGTGCGGCGTGACGATGGAGGAGCTTTCGCGGCGCGTCTTGGTTCTCTATCCGAATGAGGATGTGGGCGCGGCGATCGCGAGCGGCTCGTTCCGCATGGATGCGATGGTCGTCCTGCCCTGCTCGATGAAGACGGCGGGTGCAATCGCCCACGGCGTGACGGACGATCTTCTCACGCGTGCGGCGGACGTGACGCTCAAGGAGGGGCGGCGGCTTCTCCTCGTGCCACGCGAGACGCCCATGCACGAGATTCATCTTGAGAATTTGCTACGGCTTGCACGCGCAGGCGCCGTTATCATGCCCGCTGCGCCCGGATTTTATCATCGCCCCGAGACGCTGGATGATCTCGTCAATATGATGGTGGGAAAGATCCTTGACCGCCTCGGCATTGAGGCGGAGCTTTTCACTCGTTGGAGGTGA
- the serS gene encoding serine--tRNA ligase, whose product MLDMKFVRENLPAVQEMLKHRCNSLDLSSFTALEESRRTILQDVEEKKARRNAVSKEIGVRKKAGESADDVVAEMRALGDEITALDEDLREVEAKLRDLLLQIPNMPKADVPIGKDDTENPEVRRWGTPRTFDFEPQAHWDIGEKLGVLDAERAAKVTGARFTFYKGLGARLERACINFMMDLHAEKHGYTEMLAPYVVNADSMVGTGQLPKFAADMFKLDGLDYYLVPTAEVPTTNYHRDEILDAEQLPEYYTSYTACFRAEAGSAGRDTRGLIRQHQFNKVELIKFVTPETSWDELETMVEAAEDVLKTLELPYRVVQLCTGDMSFTSAKTYDIEVWMPAQDKYREISSCSNCTDYQARRANIKYRPERGAKPAFLHTLNGSGVAVGRTVAAILENNQQADGSVLVPKALVPYMGGVTVIR is encoded by the coding sequence ATGTTGGATATGAAATTTGTGCGCGAGAATCTGCCCGCAGTGCAGGAAATGCTGAAGCACCGCTGCAATTCTCTCGATCTGTCGTCGTTCACGGCGCTTGAGGAGAGCCGCCGCACGATTTTGCAGGATGTCGAGGAGAAGAAGGCACGCCGCAACGCCGTCTCAAAGGAGATCGGCGTGCGCAAGAAGGCGGGCGAGAGCGCGGACGATGTGGTCGCGGAGATGCGCGCGCTCGGCGATGAGATCACGGCGCTCGACGAGGATCTGCGCGAGGTGGAGGCGAAGCTGCGTGACCTCCTGCTCCAAATCCCGAATATGCCGAAAGCCGACGTGCCGATCGGCAAGGACGACACAGAGAACCCCGAGGTGCGCCGCTGGGGCACGCCGCGCACGTTTGATTTCGAGCCGCAGGCGCATTGGGATATTGGGGAAAAACTCGGTGTGCTCGATGCGGAGCGTGCGGCAAAGGTAACGGGCGCGCGCTTCACGTTCTACAAGGGGCTCGGTGCGCGTCTCGAGCGCGCGTGCATCAACTTCATGATGGATCTCCACGCGGAGAAACACGGATATACGGAGATGCTTGCGCCCTACGTCGTGAACGCCGACAGCATGGTCGGGACAGGGCAGCTGCCGAAGTTCGCGGCGGATATGTTCAAGCTCGACGGGCTCGACTACTACCTCGTGCCGACGGCAGAGGTGCCGACGACGAACTACCACCGCGACGAGATTCTGGACGCGGAGCAGCTGCCCGAATACTACACGTCCTATACGGCGTGCTTCCGCGCGGAGGCGGGCAGCGCGGGGCGCGACACGCGCGGCCTCATTCGTCAGCACCAGTTCAACAAGGTGGAGCTGATCAAATTTGTCACGCCCGAGACGAGCTGGGATGAGCTTGAGACGATGGTGGAGGCGGCGGAGGACGTGCTGAAGACGCTCGAATTGCCATACCGCGTCGTGCAGCTCTGCACGGGCGACATGAGCTTTACCTCGGCAAAGACCTACGACATCGAGGTCTGGATGCCCGCGCAGGACAAATACCGCGAGATCTCGTCCTGCTCGAACTGCACGGACTATCAGGCGCGCCGCGCAAATATCAAATATCGTCCCGAACGCGGCGCAAAACCCGCGTTCCTTCACACGCTGAACGGCTCGGGGGTCGCCGTTGGTCGCACGGTTGCGGCAATCCTCGAGAACAATCAGCAGGCAGACGGCTCCGTCCTCGTGCCGAAGGCGCTCGTCCCGTACATGGGCGGCGTCACGGTCATTCGATGA